CCCATCAGCTTGCCCGGCTGGTAGGCGTCCTCCAGCCCGTCCCAGAACATGGCATCCAGGAACTGGCCATGACCCATGCGCACGCCCTCGCGCGCCTTCGGCACCATATAGGGGATGTTGGTCATGCTCTCGAAACCGCCGGAGACCATCACGTCCTGGCTGCCGCCGGCGATCAGGTCGTGCGCCAGCATGGTTGCCTTCATGCCCGAGCCGCAGAGCTTGTTGATCGTGGTCGCGCCCGCGTCGCGCGGGATGCCGGCCAGATGGGCGGCAATGCGGGCCGGCCCCTGGCGCTGACCGTGCGGCAGCACGCAGCCCATGATGACTTCCTGCACGTCGGGGGCGGCAACGCCGGCCTTGGCGAGGGCGGCGGCGATGGCGGTGGCACCCAGTTCGGGGCCGCTCGCATCCTTCAACTCGCCCTGAAACGAGCCCATCGGCGTGCGGGCCATTCCGACGATGACAATCGGATCTTCAAGCATGGGGGAGAACTCCCGGGGGAAAGGTTGTATCGGCCTATAGTATATAAGCGCCAAGGCCGCCGGCCGAAAGGTGGTTGATGGCGGGCGCGGGACACCGGGCCTGCCCGCAGAGAGCGACGGATTGCCGAACCGCCTCGGAAACGCCACGGCCTCTCCGCCGGCAAGTCATTGGGGCGCCGTGGAAACCCCCGCCCGGCTCACCTGCGGTATTGCGGCTTGCGGCAACGGGCCTCTAGGATTGAGGTGATTGTGTACGAAAGCACAATCGCACGAATGATCGTAACGGAAGGAAACCCCTCAATGTTCCGAACAATGGGAGTGCTCGCCGGCGCTGCTGCGCTAGCCTGGGCGAGTAGCGTCAGCGCCGCCGAAGTCAAATTGCCGGGCACGCTGGTCGTGACGGCCTATGATGTCGGCTCCTCCGGCTACAGCCAGATGGTTGGCCTGGGGTCGATCCTGAAAAACAATTACGGCACCAATGTCCGCGTGCTGCCGGGCAAGAACGACGTGTCGCGCCTGGGGCCGGTGAAGGCCAAGCGGGCCCAGTTCACCGCCACCGGCTCGGATTCCGTCTATGCGCAGGAAGCCGTGTTCACCTTCGGCTCGCGCGAATGGGGGCCGCAGCCGCTGCGCGTGCACGCGCTGGCGCTCGGCAATGGCGCCGCGGTCGGCATGGTGACGCCCGGCGACAAGAGCATCAAGGAAATCGGCGATATCCGGGGCAAGCGCGTCGCCTGGATCCGCGGCGCACCGGCCCTGAACAAGGCGGTCGAGTCGATGATGGCCTGTGCCGGCGTCACCTGGGACGACGTGGAAAAGGTCGAGTTCGGCGGCCACGGACCGGCGGTCGACGGCTTCATCAACAACGAGGTCGACGCGCTGAACAACGCCACCTTCTCCGCCCTGAACAAGAAGATCGAGGCGAGCCCGCGCGGCATCTATTACCCGGTGATCCCGAACGATCCGGAATGCTGGAAGCGCATCAACGCGATCGTGCCGTGGTATACGCCGGTCTTCGCCACCGTCGGCACCGGCATTGCCGAGGGCGGCCAGTGGATGCCGAACGCGCCCTATCCGGTGCTGGTCTCGCTCAACACCC
The nucleotide sequence above comes from Alphaproteobacteria bacterium. Encoded proteins:
- a CDS encoding TAXI family TRAP transporter solute-binding subunit, whose product is MFRTMGVLAGAAALAWASSVSAAEVKLPGTLVVTAYDVGSSGYSQMVGLGSILKNNYGTNVRVLPGKNDVSRLGPVKAKRAQFTATGSDSVYAQEAVFTFGSREWGPQPLRVHALALGNGAAVGMVTPGDKSIKEIGDIRGKRVAWIRGAPALNKAVESMMACAGVTWDDVEKVEFGGHGPAVDGFINNEVDALNNATFSALNKKIEASPRGIYYPVIPNDPECWKRINAIVPWYTPVFATVGTGIAEGGQWMPNAPYPVLVSLNTLDATTSYSVIKAMQDHFDTFKDSAPGAPGWALKNQKFHKLVPYHEGAIAYYKEMGVWPEGQDEIQAQALARQAVLKKAWDGYVADAPSDDDAFAKGWMKARAKALEDAGMAVIFYEW